A genomic window from Candidatus Sericytochromatia bacterium includes:
- a CDS encoding hemolysin family protein, whose product MQPVPLDPSQAIDLGTVAFNLTVVLLLVAANGFFVAAEFSLVSVRQTRVDQLVEQGHRIAPYIQRAKADPNRYLSASQIGITLASLALGWVAEPTVASLLMALMHKLGLVGALSLALLHSVALVTTFVIITYMHIVLGEFIPKAMALQRTEPTVLATTLPLEVLATLFTPFIHVLNRSGQWMLDRMGIQAAPHHHLVYTEDELKRIVSASHEVGILEAQEQEMLHKVFAFSDRRVRELMVPRPDMITLPVTASWADVVKLVCAEQHTRIPVYEETIDNILGVLHTKDLFPFMGEVKDTASFHLRELLRTVPFVPESKPVDDLMTEMKKSRTQMAIVMDEFGGTAGLISLEDLLEELVGEIEDEFDEPEHEVIHLGGGGYSLDGKMRIADFNERFGTELPTLDYDTMAGLVFGMLGREPAVGDLIAVERAHFMVETMEGHRITRLKLELKASEETPPPEEAVPPGEP is encoded by the coding sequence ATGCAACCCGTTCCCCTAGATCCTAGCCAGGCCATCGACCTCGGCACCGTTGCGTTCAATCTGACTGTCGTGTTGCTGTTGGTCGCGGCCAACGGCTTTTTCGTGGCGGCCGAGTTCTCGCTCGTCAGCGTGCGCCAGACGCGCGTCGACCAGCTGGTGGAGCAGGGCCATCGCATCGCGCCCTACATCCAGCGCGCCAAGGCCGACCCCAACCGCTACCTGTCCGCCTCCCAGATTGGCATCACGCTGGCCTCGCTCGCCCTGGGTTGGGTGGCCGAGCCGACCGTGGCGTCGCTGCTGATGGCGCTCATGCACAAGCTGGGCCTGGTAGGGGCCTTGAGCCTCGCGCTGCTTCATTCGGTGGCGCTCGTGACCACCTTCGTGATCATCACCTACATGCACATCGTGCTGGGGGAGTTCATTCCCAAGGCGATGGCGCTGCAACGAACGGAGCCGACCGTGCTGGCAACGACCTTGCCGCTGGAAGTGCTGGCCACCCTGTTCACGCCTTTCATCCACGTCTTGAACCGCAGTGGCCAGTGGATGCTCGACCGGATGGGCATCCAGGCGGCGCCTCACCACCACCTGGTCTACACCGAAGACGAGCTCAAGCGCATCGTGAGTGCCTCGCACGAGGTTGGCATTCTCGAGGCGCAGGAGCAGGAGATGCTCCACAAGGTCTTCGCGTTCTCTGACCGGCGCGTGCGGGAGTTGATGGTGCCCCGTCCCGACATGATCACGCTGCCCGTCACGGCGAGCTGGGCCGACGTCGTGAAACTGGTCTGCGCGGAGCAGCACACGCGCATCCCCGTGTACGAAGAGACGATCGACAACATTCTGGGCGTGTTGCACACCAAGGACCTGTTTCCCTTCATGGGGGAGGTCAAGGATACCGCCAGCTTTCATCTGCGGGAGTTACTGCGGACAGTGCCGTTCGTACCGGAGAGCAAGCCGGTCGACGACCTGATGACGGAGATGAAAAAGAGCCGGACCCAGATGGCCATCGTGATGGACGAGTTCGGAGGGACGGCTGGCCTGATCTCGCTGGAGGACCTGCTGGAGGAACTGGTGGGGGAAATCGAGGACGAGTTCGACGAACCCGAGCACGAGGTGATCCATCTGGGGGGCGGGGGGTACAGCCTGGATGGAAAAATGCGCATCGCGGATTTCAACGAGCGGTTCGGAACGGAATTGCCGACCCTCGATTACGACACCATGGCCGGCCTCGTCTTTGGCATGCTGGGTCGAGAGCCCGCCGTCGGCGATCTGATCGCAGTGGAGCGCGCGCACTTCATGGTCGAAACGATGGAAGGCCATCGCATCACGCGCCTGAAGCTGGAGTTGAAGGCGTCCGAGGAAACCCCGCCGCCCGAGGAGGCCGTGCCGCCGGGCGAGCCCTGA
- a CDS encoding type IV pilus twitching motility protein PilT yields MGNASELQEQINRSPLTAVMREAIAMGAADIHIKANLPPMFVVNGAVVPMPGCPPLPPEGVEKLLYSVLPEAKQRLFEERLEIDTSFEVPGLGRFRVNLFHNDHQMAAVIRVILPNIRSVEALGLPPAVKNVIFERQGLFLVTGPTGSGKTTTLAALIDLYNTTKAGHLVTIEDPIEVKHSHKRCVVSQREVGEDTHSFTAAIKSALRQAPNVILIGELRDRETIELALKAAETGHMVFSTLHTNDAVQTVYRVINVFPPHEQGPIRIQLANALKGVLSQRLVPRCDRPGRVPAVDFLICTSTAKDAILKNEIDKLYEVEKQGLLEGMQSMNQSLLNYYQAGVIDYDTAMSYSENPAELVQMLRNHIRSLFQPASK; encoded by the coding sequence ATGGGCAACGCCAGTGAACTGCAAGAGCAAATCAACCGCTCCCCGCTGACCGCCGTCATGCGCGAGGCAATCGCCATGGGGGCCGCCGACATCCACATCAAGGCCAACCTGCCGCCCATGTTCGTCGTCAACGGCGCCGTGGTGCCCATGCCGGGCTGTCCGCCGCTGCCCCCGGAAGGGGTGGAAAAACTCTTGTACAGCGTCCTGCCGGAGGCCAAACAGCGGCTGTTCGAAGAACGCCTGGAGATCGACACCTCGTTCGAGGTGCCGGGGCTCGGACGCTTCCGCGTCAACCTGTTTCACAACGATCATCAGATGGCCGCGGTCATCCGCGTGATTCTCCCCAACATTCGCAGCGTCGAGGCGCTGGGACTCCCGCCAGCGGTCAAGAACGTCATCTTCGAGCGTCAGGGCCTGTTTCTGGTCACCGGGCCCACCGGCAGCGGCAAGACCACCACGCTGGCAGCCCTGATCGACCTCTACAACACCACCAAAGCAGGGCATCTCGTGACGATCGAGGACCCGATCGAGGTCAAGCACAGCCACAAGCGCTGCGTGGTCTCGCAACGCGAGGTCGGCGAAGACACCCACTCGTTCACCGCGGCAATCAAGTCGGCCCTGCGCCAGGCGCCCAATGTGATCCTGATCGGGGAACTGCGCGACCGCGAAACGATCGAACTGGCCCTCAAGGCGGCCGAGACCGGTCACATGGTCTTCTCCACCCTCCACACCAACGATGCGGTGCAGACCGTCTACCGCGTGATCAACGTGTTTCCGCCCCACGAGCAGGGGCCGATTCGCATCCAGCTCGCCAACGCGCTCAAGGGGGTGCTGTCGCAACGCCTGGTGCCGCGTTGCGATCGCCCGGGCCGCGTGCCGGCCGTCGACTTCTTGATCTGCACCTCGACCGCCAAGGACGCGATCCTGAAAAACGAGATCGACAAGCTCTACGAGGTCGAGAAACAGGGACTGCTGGAAGGCATGCAGAGCATGAACCAGAGCCTGCTGAACTACTACCAGGCCGGCGTGATCGACTACGACACGGCCATGAGTTACTCCGAGAACCCGGCCGAACTGGTGCAAATGCTGCGCAACCACATTCGCAGCCTGTTCCAGCCGGCGAGCAAGTAA
- the rodA gene encoding rod shape-determining protein RodA — MANALSDNRQWRSFDWGLLAAVLLLVLTGLSAIFSATHGTPEGPAEVQRQFIYLVPATIAMLTMLLYDYGWLFNLSRWIYWGNIGLLAAVLFAGHSALGAQRWINLGFMTIQPSEFAKLALIITLAKLLSMRSAKDPRVLWAVALHVLIPFALIFKQPDLGTSLVFCAITLGMLFWSGLPGAMMFVLLSPLLSVSLSLIGWPLWVAYLVGLVIWLWRQPRVHVAWKGALVVVNTLAAFAIPLLWGLLKPYQRQRLVVFMNPEADPLGSGYHIIQSKVAIGSGGLAGKGYMEGTQTQLHFIPEQHTDFIFSVVGEEFGFLGGVVLVSIFLLLVWRGVMIAMRAKDTYGSLMAIGIVSMFLFHFFVNIGMTIGIMPVTGIPLPFISAGGTSLLTNAAAIGLLLSVSIRRRKLIITP; from the coding sequence TTGGCCAATGCGCTGAGCGACAACCGACAGTGGCGCAGCTTCGACTGGGGGCTGCTGGCGGCGGTGCTGCTGCTGGTCCTGACGGGACTATCGGCCATTTTCAGTGCGACCCACGGCACCCCGGAAGGGCCGGCCGAGGTACAACGCCAGTTCATTTACCTGGTGCCTGCGACCATCGCCATGCTGACGATGCTGCTGTACGACTATGGCTGGCTCTTCAATCTGTCGCGCTGGATTTACTGGGGAAACATCGGCTTGCTGGCAGCCGTCCTGTTCGCCGGCCACAGTGCGCTGGGGGCGCAGCGCTGGATCAACCTCGGGTTCATGACCATCCAGCCCTCGGAATTTGCCAAGCTGGCGCTGATCATCACGCTGGCCAAATTGCTTTCGATGCGCTCGGCCAAGGATCCCCGGGTGTTGTGGGCGGTGGCCCTGCACGTGCTGATTCCCTTTGCGCTGATTTTCAAGCAGCCTGACCTCGGCACCTCGCTGGTGTTCTGTGCCATCACGCTCGGCATGCTGTTCTGGTCGGGGCTACCCGGGGCGATGATGTTCGTCCTGCTGTCGCCGCTGCTGAGCGTCTCGCTCAGCCTGATCGGTTGGCCGCTCTGGGTCGCCTATCTGGTGGGTCTGGTCATCTGGTTATGGCGTCAGCCGCGCGTTCACGTGGCCTGGAAAGGGGCGCTGGTGGTCGTCAACACCCTCGCCGCCTTTGCCATACCGCTGCTCTGGGGCTTGCTCAAACCCTACCAGCGGCAACGCTTGGTGGTCTTCATGAATCCCGAGGCCGACCCGCTGGGCAGCGGCTATCACATCATTCAGTCGAAGGTGGCGATCGGGTCGGGCGGGCTGGCCGGCAAGGGTTACATGGAGGGCACGCAAACCCAGCTGCACTTCATCCCGGAACAGCACACCGACTTCATCTTCTCCGTGGTGGGCGAGGAATTCGGCTTCCTCGGCGGCGTGGTGCTGGTTTCGATCTTCTTGCTGCTGGTCTGGCGCGGCGTGATGATCGCCATGCGGGCCAAAGACACCTATGGCAGCCTGATGGCGATCGGCATCGTCTCGATGTTCCTGTTCCACTTCTTCGTCAACATCGGCATGACCATCGGCATCATGCCGGTCACGGGCATTCCGCTGCCCTTCATCAGCGCGGGGGGCACCAGTTTGTTGACCAACGCCGCGGCGATCGGATTGCTGTTATCGGTCAGCATTCGCCGGCGCAAGCTGATCATCACGCCCTGA
- the minE gene encoding cell division topological specificity factor MinE: MGLGTFIGRLMGRQEAQTSKHTAKDRLRLVLMHDRTDIPATMMEAIRAELMLVLTKYVEIDNDAMEMQLEREPGAIGLVMNIPIRRVKTEAEAADALATMHAVQTGAPLPAPEPEPNVDSEEAWPAAGASDPDASSEETAPTETLSTPEDADLEPLDGEASPLPQPVAAGAIATEPVSAKAVASVPVRVLNNLKGSDISVLSGRLEAEDDDERTEDASRLPVRDAWYSGEDLLSPVLTERAEPND; encoded by the coding sequence ATGGGGTTGGGTACCTTCATCGGACGGTTGATGGGACGCCAGGAGGCGCAGACCAGCAAGCACACGGCCAAGGATCGCCTGCGCCTGGTCTTGATGCACGACCGCACCGACATTCCCGCCACCATGATGGAGGCGATCCGGGCCGAGTTGATGCTGGTGTTGACCAAGTACGTCGAGATCGACAATGACGCCATGGAGATGCAGCTGGAGCGGGAGCCAGGGGCCATCGGCCTGGTGATGAACATTCCCATCCGTCGCGTGAAGACCGAGGCCGAGGCGGCCGACGCGCTGGCCACGATGCACGCGGTGCAGACGGGGGCGCCCCTGCCGGCCCCCGAGCCGGAGCCGAACGTGGACAGCGAGGAGGCCTGGCCTGCCGCCGGGGCGTCCGATCCGGATGCCTCCTCCGAGGAGACCGCCCCCACGGAGACACTCAGCACGCCGGAGGACGCGGACCTCGAGCCGCTTGATGGCGAGGCGTCGCCGCTGCCTCAGCCGGTCGCGGCCGGGGCGATCGCCACCGAACCGGTGTCCGCCAAGGCCGTGGCGAGCGTCCCGGTGCGCGTGCTCAACAACCTGAAAGGCAGCGACATCAGCGTGCTGTCCGGTCGGCTCGAGGCCGAGGACGACGATGAGCGGACGGAGGATGCGTCGCGCCTGCCTGTGCGGGACGCCTGGTATTCCGGCGAGGATTTGCTCAGTCCCGTGCTGACGGAGCGCGCCGAGCCAAACGACTGA
- the minD gene encoding septum site-determining protein MinD has protein sequence MSEETQTQAPGRVIVVTSGKGGVGKTTTTANIGMALAWMGEKVALVDADIGLRNLDLVLGLENRIVYNVVDVVEGRAKLKQAMIKDKRTPNLAFLPAAQTRDKSAVTPEQMLVIVDELKTEYTYILIDCPAGIEQGFKNAIAGAQESIVVTNPEVSSVRDADRVIGMLEAASITNNRLIVNRLRPQMVKTGDMMSVDDVLDILGSSVKLLGVVPDDESIITSTNRGEPAVLKNNSRAAQAYLNISRRLRGEEVPFLNLEAGNGLMDKLKKLFT, from the coding sequence ATGTCCGAGGAAACCCAGACCCAGGCGCCCGGCCGCGTCATTGTCGTCACGTCCGGCAAGGGCGGAGTCGGCAAAACGACCACCACCGCCAACATCGGCATGGCGCTTGCCTGGATGGGCGAAAAGGTCGCCCTGGTTGACGCGGACATCGGCCTGCGCAACCTTGATCTGGTGTTGGGTCTCGAGAACCGGATCGTCTATAACGTCGTGGATGTGGTCGAGGGCCGCGCCAAGCTCAAGCAGGCCATGATCAAGGACAAGCGCACGCCCAATCTGGCCTTTCTCCCGGCGGCCCAGACCCGCGACAAGAGCGCGGTGACGCCGGAGCAGATGCTGGTGATCGTCGATGAACTCAAGACCGAGTACACCTACATCCTGATCGACTGCCCGGCCGGCATCGAACAGGGCTTCAAGAACGCCATCGCCGGGGCGCAGGAATCGATCGTGGTGACCAACCCGGAGGTGTCATCGGTTCGGGACGCCGACCGCGTGATCGGCATGCTCGAAGCCGCTTCGATTACCAACAATCGTCTCATCGTGAATCGCTTGCGCCCTCAGATGGTCAAGACCGGCGACATGATGAGCGTGGATGACGTGCTCGACATCTTGGGCTCCAGCGTCAAGTTGCTCGGCGTGGTGCCCGATGACGAGTCGATCATCACCTCGACCAATCGGGGCGAACCGGCCGTGCTCAAGAACAACTCGCGCGCGGCTCAGGCCTATCTGAACATCTCCCGTCGCCTGCGTGGAGAAGAGGTGCCCTTCTTGAATCTCGAAGCCGGAAACGGCCTGATGGACAAGTTGAAGAAGCTATTCACTTAG
- the minC gene encoding septum site-determining protein MinC: MSELLIKGSPRGVTLTLPDGDDWGAVCDTFETHLQAAQSFLTGTRVSLDLGKQAPSAEALGELRAHLAQRFSVDVVALVGDTPELEKLAEEATLALLAPESSSARAGDDGSAPDLGAFIPNNAHYMRQTIRSGQSIRHFGTIVICGDVNPGAEVIATGDIIVFGTLRGVAHAGATGDAGTQVVAINLRPTQIRIAGHIARSPDSAAPPLSKYPEVARIQDGEIHILPLRDTI, translated from the coding sequence ATGTCTGAACTTCTCATCAAGGGCAGTCCGCGGGGGGTGACCCTGACACTGCCGGACGGAGACGATTGGGGCGCCGTCTGCGACACCTTCGAGACGCACCTGCAGGCGGCGCAAAGTTTCCTGACGGGGACGCGTGTCAGTCTCGATCTGGGCAAGCAAGCACCTTCGGCGGAAGCGCTGGGGGAACTCCGGGCGCACCTGGCCCAGCGTTTCTCGGTCGACGTGGTCGCGCTGGTCGGTGATACGCCTGAACTCGAAAAGCTGGCTGAGGAAGCGACCCTGGCGCTGCTGGCACCGGAGTCATCCTCGGCGCGGGCCGGAGACGACGGGAGCGCGCCTGACCTTGGCGCCTTCATTCCCAACAACGCGCATTACATGCGGCAGACCATTCGCAGTGGCCAATCCATCCGCCATTTCGGTACGATCGTGATCTGCGGGGACGTCAACCCGGGCGCGGAAGTCATCGCCACGGGCGACATCATCGTTTTCGGAACCCTGCGCGGGGTGGCGCATGCCGGGGCGACCGGCGATGCGGGCACTCAGGTGGTGGCCATCAACCTCCGGCCCACCCAGATCCGGATCGCCGGTCACATCGCGCGCAGCCCGGACTCGGCTGCGCCGCCGTTGTCGAAATATCCCGAAGTGGCTCGGATCCAGGATGGTGAGATTCACATCTTGCCCCTGCGCGACACGATCTGA
- the mrdA gene encoding penicillin-binding protein 2 gives MDDREERGFKAVCFMGVALVMGSVLLGRLAQLQIYEGGRFLKLAEGNRLRIIPQLAPRGVIRDRHGRILASNRLSYSLALYPIKMKRAQVGEVIDRLQALLGVDGAEIRRRVERFGYQSSHPIKLIPDIDQRIIARIAEHQGDLPGVSIEPDTVRFYPKGRLGAHVLGYVGEVTEYELGRFPERGMRTGDIIGKSGIERTQDAWLRGQNGFQRVEVDSRGRLVQMMGVIPAIPGKDLKLFLDADLQLVAEQALDEAKLTGAVVAMNPQNGELLALASRPVFEPNVFSRRVKAKEWQALQRMNFPFVNRALSAYPPGSIFKIPMALAALESGRCSPGRTFNSTGSLRVGNRIFHDWKAEGFGSVNLTQSLQWSIDTVYYQLGVEMGGAVMARYAREAGLGDYTGVALGGESRGLIPDPEWKQREFKDKWWPGDSANMSIGQGAVSVTPLQAAVMVSSIATGGKVAVPRLVDDGSAPQFRLQSKWRPSSLKVVRQGIRAVVASGTGVAADVPGKGISGKTGSAESGKPKTHAWFVCYGPDTHPSIAVVAFAEAAGHGGEIAAPVARKVLDRYFGLKDGKIRRADLSD, from the coding sequence ATGGATGATCGCGAAGAACGAGGATTCAAGGCGGTCTGCTTCATGGGCGTGGCCTTGGTGATGGGATCGGTGTTGCTGGGCCGCCTGGCCCAGTTGCAGATCTATGAAGGTGGCCGTTTTCTCAAGCTGGCCGAAGGCAATCGCCTGCGCATCATCCCGCAGCTGGCGCCGCGCGGCGTGATTCGTGATCGTCACGGGCGCATCCTGGCCAGCAACCGGCTGAGTTACAGCCTGGCCCTGTACCCGATCAAGATGAAGCGGGCCCAGGTGGGCGAGGTGATCGACCGCCTGCAGGCCCTGCTGGGCGTCGATGGTGCCGAGATCCGCCGTCGCGTCGAGCGCTTCGGCTACCAGAGTTCTCATCCCATCAAGCTGATCCCTGACATCGACCAGCGCATCATCGCGCGCATCGCTGAACATCAGGGGGATCTGCCCGGCGTGTCGATCGAGCCGGATACGGTTCGCTTCTATCCCAAGGGTCGCCTGGGCGCTCACGTGCTGGGCTACGTGGGGGAGGTCACGGAGTACGAACTGGGCCGCTTTCCGGAGCGGGGCATGCGCACGGGGGACATCATCGGCAAGAGTGGCATCGAGCGCACGCAGGACGCCTGGTTGCGGGGGCAAAACGGCTTTCAGCGGGTCGAGGTCGATTCGCGTGGGCGTTTGGTCCAGATGATGGGCGTCATTCCGGCCATTCCTGGCAAGGACCTGAAACTGTTCCTCGATGCCGACCTGCAGCTGGTCGCCGAACAAGCCTTGGATGAGGCCAAGCTGACGGGCGCGGTGGTCGCGATGAATCCGCAGAACGGCGAACTGCTGGCGCTGGCCAGTCGCCCCGTGTTCGAGCCCAACGTCTTCAGTCGGCGCGTCAAGGCCAAGGAATGGCAGGCGTTGCAGCGGATGAATTTCCCCTTCGTCAACCGGGCGCTTTCGGCCTATCCGCCGGGCTCGATCTTCAAGATTCCGATGGCGCTGGCCGCGCTGGAGTCCGGTCGTTGCAGCCCGGGGCGCACCTTCAACTCGACGGGCTCTCTGCGCGTGGGCAACCGTATCTTTCACGACTGGAAGGCTGAGGGCTTCGGCTCGGTCAACCTGACGCAATCGTTGCAATGGTCGATTGACACGGTCTACTACCAGCTCGGGGTCGAGATGGGTGGGGCGGTCATGGCGCGCTACGCCCGCGAAGCTGGCCTGGGCGACTACACCGGGGTGGCGCTGGGCGGCGAGAGCCGCGGTCTGATCCCTGATCCCGAATGGAAACAGCGCGAGTTCAAGGACAAGTGGTGGCCTGGCGACTCCGCCAACATGTCGATCGGACAGGGGGCGGTGAGCGTCACGCCCCTGCAGGCGGCGGTGATGGTCAGTAGCATCGCGACGGGCGGCAAGGTGGCGGTTCCGCGCCTGGTCGACGACGGCTCCGCGCCGCAGTTTCGCCTGCAAAGCAAGTGGCGTCCGAGCAGCTTGAAGGTGGTCCGGCAAGGCATCCGCGCCGTCGTGGCTTCTGGCACGGGAGTGGCGGCGGACGTGCCGGGCAAGGGCATTTCCGGCAAGACCGGCTCCGCTGAGAGCGGCAAGCCCAAAACCCATGCGTGGTTCGTCTGTTACGGTCCAGATACCCATCCCAGCATCGCCGTGGTGGCCTTTGCCGAGGCCGCCGGCCACGGGGGGGAGATCGCCGCGCCCGTCGCGCGCAAGGTGCTGGATCGCTACTTCGGGCTGAAGGATGGCAAGATCCGGCGAGCTGACCTCTCGGATTGA
- the mreC gene encoding rod shape-determining protein MreC encodes MPSVRRRKFPLREVLFVAALLGAALAVGWFSGRTMVLHEVMAPFLALIERVTGATHQTIDRVKDLRSLEADKARLEARVVELEALLQARTEQGLENARLHDLLKLRLPTGVAPVVARVVGRNPDNWHQRLVLDLGQLQGVQLNSVVLTRQGLVGRIVTVSSSTAMVALVTDPSSAVSVINTRNRYAGIMQGQGDAWPALRYLERPEKWRIGDVLITSGYGGAFPKGLPVGRIVQLQAEKNAPGTTVQAMLFPELRVITAVDLGKLEEVLVMPPGLSAMPEPPRPTPSPTPKPSPTSSAAP; translated from the coding sequence ATGCCGAGCGTAAGGCGACGAAAGTTTCCCCTTCGTGAAGTGCTGTTTGTGGCCGCCCTGCTGGGGGCGGCCCTTGCCGTGGGTTGGTTCTCCGGGCGCACCATGGTGCTGCACGAGGTCATGGCCCCGTTTCTCGCCCTGATCGAGCGCGTCACGGGGGCGACTCACCAGACCATCGATCGGGTCAAGGACCTGCGTTCGCTCGAAGCCGACAAGGCCCGCCTGGAAGCCCGTGTGGTGGAACTGGAAGCCTTGCTGCAAGCCCGCACGGAACAGGGTCTGGAAAATGCCCGGCTGCACGATCTGTTGAAACTCAGGTTGCCGACCGGCGTGGCCCCTGTGGTGGCTCGGGTGGTCGGACGCAATCCGGACAACTGGCATCAGCGCCTGGTGCTCGACCTGGGTCAACTGCAGGGAGTGCAGCTCAACTCGGTGGTGCTGACGCGCCAGGGCCTGGTCGGCCGGATCGTGACGGTGTCTTCGTCGACCGCCATGGTCGCGCTCGTGACGGACCCCTCCAGCGCGGTCTCCGTCATCAACACGCGCAACCGCTACGCCGGCATCATGCAGGGACAGGGCGACGCTTGGCCGGCCCTGCGTTACCTGGAACGCCCGGAAAAGTGGCGCATCGGGGACGTGTTGATCACCAGTGGCTATGGGGGGGCCTTCCCCAAAGGCCTGCCGGTCGGTCGCATCGTGCAGTTGCAGGCGGAAAAGAATGCCCCGGGTACCACGGTGCAGGCGATGCTGTTTCCTGAATTGCGGGTCATCACCGCCGTCGACCTGGGCAAGCTCGAAGAGGTGCTCGTCATGCCGCCCGGGCTGTCGGCGATGCCGGAACCCCCACGGCCGACGCCGTCGCCCACGCCCAAGCCCAGTCCGACCAGCTCGGCGGCGCCCTAG
- a CDS encoding rod shape-determining protein, with protein sequence MFSSLLGRFSRDMGIDLGTANTLVFVRGKGIVLREPSVVAIQQGQRNLALAVGEEAKQMLGRTPGNIVAIRPLMDGVIADFEVAETMLKHFIAKVHERQGGFRPRMVIGIPSGVTGVERRAVMDAALQAGAREVFLIEEPMAAAIGAGLPVSEPMGSMIVDIGGGTTEVAVISLGGIVVAKSVRIAGDELSEAVSQYMKKVHNLSIGERTAEEIKIRLGSAYPLREELKMEVRGLNQVSGLPRTVTITSNEIREALLEPVNTIVEAVRDTLEKCPPELAADIIDRGIVLAGGGALLQGLDEMISHETEVPVHIADDPLSCVVLGTGKVLEDFETLKRVLGTGVEQ encoded by the coding sequence GTGTTCAGCAGCCTTTTGGGCCGTTTCTCCCGTGATATGGGCATCGATCTGGGCACCGCCAACACCCTGGTGTTTGTGCGGGGCAAGGGCATCGTGCTGCGTGAACCCTCCGTGGTGGCGATCCAGCAAGGCCAGCGCAACCTGGCCCTGGCCGTGGGCGAGGAAGCCAAGCAGATGCTGGGGCGCACGCCGGGCAACATCGTGGCGATCCGGCCCCTGATGGATGGTGTGATCGCGGACTTCGAAGTGGCCGAAACCATGCTGAAGCACTTCATCGCCAAGGTGCATGAACGTCAGGGCGGCTTCCGGCCGCGCATGGTGATCGGCATTCCTTCCGGCGTGACCGGCGTCGAACGGCGGGCCGTCATGGACGCGGCCTTGCAGGCCGGCGCGCGCGAGGTGTTCCTGATCGAAGAGCCGATGGCCGCGGCGATCGGGGCGGGCTTGCCCGTTTCCGAGCCGATGGGTTCGATGATCGTGGACATCGGCGGAGGAACCACCGAAGTGGCGGTCATCTCGCTGGGCGGGATCGTGGTGGCCAAGTCGGTCCGCATTGCGGGAGATGAGCTGTCCGAGGCCGTGTCGCAATACATGAAGAAGGTTCACAACCTCAGCATCGGAGAGCGCACGGCCGAAGAGATCAAGATTCGCCTCGGGTCAGCCTATCCCCTGCGCGAGGAACTCAAGATGGAAGTGCGCGGCCTCAATCAGGTGTCGGGCTTGCCGCGCACCGTCACGATCACCTCCAACGAGATCCGTGAGGCCCTGCTGGAACCGGTCAACACCATCGTGGAAGCGGTGCGCGACACGCTGGAGAAGTGCCCCCCGGAACTGGCGGCCGACATCATCGACCGAGGCATCGTGCTGGCCGGTGGCGGGGCGCTGTTGCAGGGCCTGGATGAAATGATCAGCCACGAGACCGAGGTGCCTGTTCACATCGCCGATGACCCCCTGTCCTGCGTGGTGCTCGGCACGGGCAAGGTGCTGGAAGACTTCGAGACGCTCAAGCGGGTTCTTGGCACCGGCGTGGAGCAATGA
- the radC gene encoding DNA repair protein RadC gives MSRAQAGGSARAIARNGRWASGLAPRERLATRGAASLSEAELLALLLGTGDARHSALQLAEMLLSRYQDAGDPSGLTGLLRAAAGERLSVRGIGPVKQARLAAVQEMGRRLRASSLQPPSRIDSPEASWRHLAPRLEGLDREHFGVLSLNRKHAPLGFDVVAIGSLEAVLVHPREVFRAAIRRGAAAIVLAHNHPSGDPTPSPEDHALTRRLLGASDWLGIEVLDHLVIGAGGFVSLRETSDAWRRTRTPVGAPG, from the coding sequence GTGAGCCGCGCGCAGGCCGGCGGGTCGGCCCGGGCGATCGCCCGAAACGGGCGCTGGGCCTCCGGGCTCGCTCCCCGTGAGCGCCTGGCCACTCGCGGGGCGGCCTCGCTCAGCGAGGCGGAGTTGCTGGCCCTGTTGCTCGGGACGGGCGATGCCCGCCACAGTGCCCTGCAACTCGCGGAGATGCTGTTGTCGCGCTATCAGGATGCCGGCGACCCGTCCGGTCTGACGGGGCTGTTGCGCGCCGCTGCCGGCGAGCGCTTGTCCGTGCGGGGCATCGGACCGGTCAAGCAGGCCAGACTGGCCGCCGTCCAGGAAATGGGCCGCCGCCTGCGCGCCAGCAGCCTGCAGCCCCCGTCGCGCATCGACTCCCCCGAGGCCAGCTGGCGGCACCTGGCGCCTCGCCTGGAAGGCCTGGACCGCGAACATTTCGGCGTGCTCTCGCTGAATCGCAAGCATGCGCCGCTTGGCTTCGACGTGGTGGCGATCGGTTCACTGGAGGCGGTGCTCGTGCATCCGCGGGAGGTGTTTCGCGCGGCCATTCGACGCGGGGCGGCGGCGATCGTGCTGGCCCACAACCACCCTTCCGGCGACCCGACCCCCAGCCCGGAGGACCATGCCTTGACCCGCCGCCTGTTAGGGGCCTCCGATTGGCTGGGCATCGAGGTGCTGGACCATCTGGTGATCGGCGCCGGAGGCTTCGTCAGCTTGCGGGAAACCAGCGATGCCTGGCGGCGCACGCGAACCCCCGTCGGGGCACCTGGGTGA